In Chamaesiphon minutus PCC 6605, a genomic segment contains:
- a CDS encoding ABC transporter permease, with protein sequence MFVKFLRSVIPGSFWALVVKEVREILRSKELVILLTLAPILQILLYGFTLNPDTTKINLGVVDYAHVAESRELISALTENKVFVLKQYQPSQAKLGEQVREGNITIGLVIPPNFKRQLDRNRPADLQILVDGVDANTAGIASAYLLRILQEHGRQLLPNIALPLIRPAHTFLYNPGLISGWFFVPGVIGITLTLVSSLVSALTVIREKDVGTLEQLLMTPAAIWEILLAKIVPLFILLMGTFSIALGVARLVFGVPLRGNLFLLLLLSGLYLFVGIGIGILLATVSKNQQQVVLTAFFANIPLIQLSGAIAPIDSMPEFLRYLSILNPLRHYIRILRGILLKGIGIDMLYPNVFALLLFAAFFLTISIRQFRKQLT encoded by the coding sequence ATGTTCGTTAAATTCCTGCGTTCTGTCATCCCTGGATCTTTCTGGGCACTAGTGGTTAAGGAAGTTCGAGAAATTCTCAGGAGCAAAGAGCTAGTTATCTTATTGACCCTGGCACCGATCCTGCAAATTTTGCTGTATGGGTTTACTCTTAACCCCGATACCACCAAAATCAACTTAGGAGTTGTAGACTACGCCCATGTCGCCGAAAGCCGAGAACTAATTTCTGCATTAACTGAAAATAAAGTATTTGTGTTGAAACAGTATCAACCCAGCCAAGCCAAACTTGGCGAACAAGTGCGAGAGGGTAATATTACCATTGGGTTAGTCATTCCACCGAATTTTAAGCGACAGTTGGATCGCAATCGACCCGCAGATCTCCAGATTCTGGTCGATGGGGTCGATGCAAATACAGCAGGCATTGCCAGTGCCTATCTCCTGCGTATTCTTCAGGAACATGGTCGTCAATTGCTGCCTAATATTGCTCTACCTTTAATTCGTCCAGCACATACGTTTTTGTATAACCCTGGCTTAATCAGCGGTTGGTTTTTTGTACCAGGAGTGATTGGGATTACCCTCACGCTGGTTAGTTCCCTTGTTTCTGCGCTCACGGTCATTCGCGAGAAAGATGTCGGAACTTTGGAGCAGTTGTTGATGACACCTGCCGCCATCTGGGAAATTCTACTCGCGAAAATTGTCCCACTTTTTATATTGCTGATGGGCACGTTTTCGATCGCGTTGGGAGTGGCCCGACTCGTATTTGGGGTGCCATTACGCGGCAATTTATTCCTGCTATTATTGCTATCTGGTCTGTATTTATTTGTGGGGATTGGGATTGGAATTTTGTTAGCAACGGTTTCTAAAAATCAACAGCAGGTCGTCTTGACGGCATTTTTTGCCAATATTCCATTGATTCAACTTTCAGGGGCGATCGCGCCGATCGATAGTATGCCTGAATTCCTTCGTTACCTGTCCATTCTCAATCCTTTACGGCATTATATCCGCATTTTACGGGGCATTTTACTCAAGGGAATCGGCATCGACATGCTCTATCCTAACGTTTTCGCATTATTGCTGTTTGCTGCTTTTTTCTTAACTATCAGCATTCGTCAATTTCGGAAACAATTAACATAG
- a CDS encoding ABC transporter permease, translating into MKRILVQCVKELAQFRRDRLTVALAFLLPLISLFILSFAIRLEAKNIPIVIQDLNNTPLSRSYIERFFATNQFQPTPDHGGDTLIHALDRGLAKAVVLIPPNFSRDIKSGRGSDVQILVDGTDTNNARVIQNSIHATTTAFLAAAGIEPGRNPLAPHLRIWFNPGRKESLYIVPGVFGFLLWVFPSLLAAMSMVREKEKGNIIQVYATNMTAAELILGKGLAYLIVALGEAAILMLVGAFIFKLGFAGDPIPLLVGTPLYLSASVMFGLAIGTRAKNLMATVQAVALTGFMTALLLSGFIYPISNIPFPLIHLADIVPARYFIQISRDAFVRGTGWRGTWFAILTIAILGLMLFAFARWGLRKMQLSSD; encoded by the coding sequence ATGAAACGAATTCTAGTGCAGTGTGTGAAAGAATTGGCGCAGTTTCGGCGCGATCGGCTCACGGTGGCGTTGGCGTTTCTACTGCCATTAATTTCGCTATTCATTTTAAGTTTTGCCATTCGGCTAGAGGCAAAAAATATCCCGATCGTCATCCAAGATCTCAACAATACTCCCCTCAGTCGCAGCTATATCGAGCGGTTTTTCGCAACCAACCAGTTTCAACCAACGCCCGACCACGGCGGCGATACATTGATTCATGCCCTCGATCGGGGGCTGGCAAAAGCGGTGGTCTTGATTCCACCGAATTTCAGCCGCGACATTAAATCGGGACGCGGTAGCGACGTACAGATTCTAGTAGACGGCACAGACACCAATAACGCCAGAGTGATCCAAAACAGCATTCATGCTACTACCACTGCTTTCCTAGCGGCTGCTGGCATAGAACCTGGACGAAATCCGCTCGCACCTCATTTGCGAATCTGGTTCAATCCAGGGCGAAAAGAATCGCTCTACATCGTACCTGGCGTATTTGGCTTTCTCCTGTGGGTATTTCCCTCATTGTTAGCCGCCATGTCAATGGTGCGTGAAAAAGAGAAAGGGAATATCATCCAAGTCTATGCCACAAATATGACGGCTGCTGAGTTGATTTTGGGTAAAGGATTGGCGTATCTGATTGTAGCGTTGGGTGAAGCCGCGATCCTCATGCTAGTTGGTGCTTTCATTTTCAAACTTGGCTTTGCGGGCGACCCGATTCCCCTGCTAGTCGGCACACCGCTGTACTTGTCAGCCAGTGTGATGTTTGGGCTGGCGATCGGTACACGCGCAAAAAATCTGATGGCTACCGTCCAAGCCGTCGCCTTAACAGGCTTCATGACCGCGCTATTGCTGTCTGGTTTTATTTACCCAATTAGCAATATTCCGTTTCCCTTAATCCATTTAGCTGACATCGTTCCAGCGCGGTATTTCATTCAAATTAGCCGCGATGCGTTTGTGCGTGGCACAGGCTGGCGCGGGACTTGGTTTGCGATCCTAACGATCGCCATTCTAGGGCTGATGCTCTTTGCCTTTGCCCGTTGGGGATTACGCAAGATGCAGCTATCTAGCGATTGA
- a CDS encoding efflux RND transporter periplasmic adaptor subunit produces the protein MTQSPPKPEAEAQSPSQPPESKPPESKPPESQPPESKPPSKGSRKTYLFIGIGVVIAIAGLSTWYLLSRPKPKDLQISGRIEGYETDIGAKVPGRIAAIAVREGDTVKAGQLIVRLNDEEIQAQRRGLQARLSVTQQQVRQARLQIQVVDAQIQEAQLTLAQSQADRQGRVFQAQSTVAVAEAQLKQAQSQLKLARIDRDRFEGLAKAGAVSRQRFDQAQTAQETAQSTVEASQKQIDAARGGLSLANTASFNPGIRNARLAGLKQQRQQATSQLQAAQADVKNAQAAIGQIQAQIAYLNVVSPIDGVVTARSVEPGAVVVSGKTLLSIVNLKTVYLRGYVPEGSIGKVRVGQAARIYLDSSPGKPLTATVATIDPQASFTPENIYFKDDRVKQVFGIKLKIDNPAGFVKPGMPADATLLTEQQP, from the coding sequence ATGACTCAATCCCCTCCCAAACCTGAAGCTGAAGCACAGTCTCCCTCACAACCACCTGAATCTAAACCACCTGAATCTAAACCACCTGAATCCCAACCACCTGAATCTAAACCACCCTCTAAAGGCTCTCGCAAGACTTACCTGTTCATCGGGATCGGTGTGGTAATTGCGATCGCCGGACTTTCAACTTGGTACTTGCTCTCGCGACCTAAACCGAAGGATCTACAAATCAGTGGACGAATTGAGGGGTATGAAACCGATATCGGTGCAAAAGTACCAGGTCGGATTGCCGCGATCGCAGTCCGAGAAGGAGATACGGTTAAAGCAGGTCAATTAATTGTCCGCCTCAATGATGAAGAAATTCAAGCGCAGCGGCGGGGATTACAGGCGCGTCTGAGTGTAACCCAACAACAAGTGCGGCAGGCTCGTTTACAAATTCAGGTGGTCGATGCCCAGATCCAGGAAGCTCAACTCACCTTAGCACAATCTCAAGCCGATCGGCAGGGGCGTGTCTTTCAGGCACAGTCTACCGTGGCAGTCGCCGAAGCGCAACTCAAGCAAGCCCAATCTCAGTTAAAGTTAGCACGGATCGATCGCGATCGGTTTGAGGGGTTAGCCAAAGCTGGAGCCGTATCCAGACAACGGTTCGACCAAGCACAAACCGCCCAAGAAACAGCGCAATCTACGGTAGAGGCGAGTCAGAAACAAATTGATGCTGCGCGTGGTGGACTAAGTTTGGCAAACACCGCTAGCTTTAACCCTGGCATTCGCAATGCTCGACTGGCTGGGTTAAAGCAACAACGACAACAGGCAACTTCTCAACTGCAAGCAGCACAGGCAGATGTCAAAAATGCTCAGGCAGCTATTGGGCAAATTCAGGCCCAAATTGCTTATCTGAATGTGGTTAGCCCGATCGATGGCGTGGTGACAGCGCGAAGTGTGGAACCAGGGGCTGTCGTAGTCAGTGGCAAAACGCTACTATCGATTGTCAATCTCAAAACGGTTTATTTGAGGGGCTACGTTCCAGAAGGCAGCATTGGCAAAGTTCGAGTCGGTCAAGCTGCAAGGATTTATCTCGATTCTAGTCCTGGCAAACCGCTCACAGCAACCGTTGCCACCATCGATCCCCAAGCTTCGTTTACACCCGAAAATATTTATTTCAAAGACGATCGAGTCAAGCAAGTGTTTGGCATCAAGCTCAAGATTGATAATCCGGCTGGGTTTGTCAAACCAGGAATGCCTGCCGATGCGACTCTGCTCACCGAGCAACAGCCATGA
- a CDS encoding ATP-binding cassette domain-containing protein, whose translation MQSNRPQTGSIAVNGGLLHDHDGLGQQVARSSAPSPPVDDVTIRVQKLYKHYGKTIALRGIDLEVRRGELFGLIGPDGAGKTTAFHILGGVMEATTGDAHILGLPARDARNYTGYLTQQFSLYPDLSVDENIHYSAGLRLVPADRVEVLRTKYLKLMQLDRFGDRLAGQLSGGMKQKLALCCALIAEPQVLLLDEPTTGVDTIARREFWDILAGLTAQGITVVVATPDLVEAERCDRVALIHEGQIQLVGTPAALKADLHLSRLTILTPDLVNVERTLLPSIDPDGQIANVSTFGDRLEVLVKDAQQGESLVRDLLIQYPIDRIQSEAPTLENVFIALLRHQGSVPKSILFPRSRQFAAPSNDRPTSQPAISARHLNRVFGSFHAVVDFNLDIHYGEVYGLLGANGAGKTTTIKMLCGLLPISSGEMSLAGERGNLRSANLRRRIGYMSQKFTLYDDLTILENLQFYSGIYGIPPRQQRDKIRWVLAICGLEGQEHLLTRQLPGGWKQRVAFGASVMHEPEILFLDEPTSGVDVLARQQFWQLINDFARNGTAILVTTHYMNEAEQCNRMCFMVAGRKVAEGSASQIKAKQPGQLFELQVGQLQPSYDLLRGDLEPWRVSIFGDRLHVVLDRPDTELPWVKSLMHQANLPIFDTQPLPFSLEDAFIGEVQRAGGAPL comes from the coding sequence ATGCAATCCAATCGTCCTCAAACAGGTTCGATCGCCGTCAATGGCGGTCTGTTACACGATCATGATGGTCTTGGGCAACAGGTGGCTAGATCGAGCGCACCTTCCCCCCCAGTGGATGATGTGACGATTCGCGTCCAGAAGCTGTACAAACACTATGGCAAGACGATCGCACTGCGGGGCATCGATCTAGAAGTTCGTCGCGGTGAATTGTTTGGTCTGATCGGCCCTGATGGTGCGGGAAAAACGACAGCTTTCCACATTCTCGGAGGTGTGATGGAAGCTACCACAGGTGATGCCCACATCCTGGGATTACCCGCTAGGGATGCCCGTAACTATACTGGATATCTAACTCAGCAATTCTCCCTGTATCCAGACCTGAGCGTAGATGAAAATATTCATTACAGTGCTGGACTGCGGTTAGTGCCAGCAGATCGAGTGGAAGTGCTGCGGACAAAATATCTCAAACTCATGCAATTGGATCGATTTGGCGATCGCCTCGCGGGTCAGCTTTCGGGTGGGATGAAGCAGAAGTTAGCTCTGTGCTGTGCGTTGATTGCCGAACCGCAAGTGCTGTTGCTAGATGAGCCAACTACTGGGGTGGATACGATCGCCCGCCGTGAGTTTTGGGACATTTTGGCAGGGTTGACGGCTCAGGGTATCACCGTCGTGGTAGCAACGCCCGATTTGGTTGAAGCGGAACGCTGCGATCGCGTGGCACTGATCCATGAAGGACAAATTCAATTAGTGGGTACTCCAGCAGCATTGAAAGCGGATTTACACCTCAGTCGGCTGACGATTCTGACCCCCGATCTCGTCAATGTCGAACGAACGCTGCTGCCCTCGATCGACCCCGATGGACAAATTGCTAATGTATCAACTTTCGGCGATCGGCTGGAGGTTTTAGTTAAAGATGCCCAGCAGGGCGAATCTCTGGTGCGCGATCTCTTGATTCAATATCCGATCGATCGGATTCAATCCGAAGCACCAACCCTAGAAAATGTCTTCATTGCCCTCCTGCGCCATCAGGGATCTGTACCCAAATCGATTCTATTTCCCCGTTCCCGACAGTTTGCCGCTCCCAGTAACGATCGCCCAACCTCGCAACCTGCTATTTCTGCTCGTCATCTCAATCGTGTATTTGGTTCATTTCATGCCGTAGTCGATTTCAATCTCGATATTCACTACGGCGAGGTGTATGGACTACTCGGTGCCAATGGAGCCGGAAAAACTACCACCATCAAAATGCTCTGTGGTCTATTGCCCATCAGTTCCGGTGAGATGTCGCTGGCTGGAGAACGCGGCAATCTCCGCAGTGCGAATCTCAGACGGCGGATTGGCTATATGAGCCAGAAATTTACGCTCTATGACGACCTAACGATTCTGGAAAATTTACAATTTTACAGCGGAATTTATGGCATTCCACCCCGCCAGCAACGGGACAAGATCCGGTGGGTGTTGGCGATTTGCGGTTTGGAAGGACAAGAACATCTCCTCACCCGCCAACTTCCTGGTGGCTGGAAACAACGAGTTGCATTTGGAGCATCGGTGATGCACGAACCAGAAATTTTATTTTTAGACGAACCCACATCTGGGGTAGACGTACTAGCAAGACAGCAATTTTGGCAGTTGATTAACGATTTTGCCCGCAATGGCACGGCAATTCTGGTAACGACACATTACATGAATGAAGCAGAACAATGTAACCGGATGTGCTTTATGGTCGCGGGTCGCAAGGTGGCTGAAGGCTCCGCTAGTCAAATTAAGGCGAAACAACCTGGTCAGTTATTTGAGTTACAAGTAGGACAGTTACAACCTAGTTACGATCTGCTGCGAGGCGATCTGGAACCTTGGCGGGTGTCTATTTTTGGAGATCGGCTCCATGTCGTTTTAGATCGTCCCGACACCGAATTACCCTGGGTAAAATCGTTGATGCACCAAGCAAATTTACCTATATTTGATACTCAACCGCTCCCGTTTTCGCTGGAAGATGCCTTTATCGGTGAAGTTCAACGGGCAGGAGGTGCGCCGCTATAA
- a CDS encoding MFS transporter — translation MIKKLSLLLVCLFVVTIGLGVSLPVLPFFFRHLHSAAVPRETIVIHTTFLTSIYAFVQLIASPFWGQWSDRVGRRPLILLGIAGSAVAQVLFGLASSVAMLYVVRALGGFLSAAMLPAATAYVADITTDRDRAKGMALVGTASSLGAIVGPAFGGLTTREDIHFTLGVVDLKIENYAPPFFLAAALMFLTLLVAFRWLPESLSSRSTSTVGVGKASRSRSVSERREASRNENRQPPLNWQRLGKPLLLLLGLTTISQFGLTLFEVVFALQAQDKLGYSPIQTGYVFMMCGGVMTVFQIVAVSFLTRYVSSIAQVGLGFTLMGSGIFLLLVARSLPIVLGVVAIMAFGMALITPNLIALISKRSSQHTGTVLGIQNTANSLGQVGGAMLGGVLFAWQFNAPYGFTGVLLVGTGLLLGWRQKDRLQRL, via the coding sequence ATGATTAAAAAGCTATCCTTACTGCTGGTTTGTCTATTCGTAGTCACGATCGGCCTTGGAGTGAGTCTCCCCGTACTGCCTTTTTTCTTCAGGCATCTACATTCAGCAGCAGTTCCGCGTGAAACAATCGTGATTCACACTACCTTCTTAACCAGTATTTACGCCTTTGTGCAGTTAATTGCCTCACCCTTTTGGGGGCAATGGTCGGATCGAGTCGGCAGACGACCGTTAATCTTGCTCGGCATCGCTGGTTCCGCCGTCGCCCAAGTCCTGTTCGGGCTGGCATCTTCCGTGGCAATGCTGTACGTGGTGCGAGCACTCGGTGGGTTTCTATCCGCTGCGATGTTGCCTGCGGCTACGGCTTATGTTGCTGATATCACGACCGATCGCGATCGCGCCAAGGGCATGGCTTTAGTCGGTACAGCGTCAAGTTTGGGCGCAATTGTCGGCCCAGCTTTCGGCGGTTTGACAACTCGTGAAGACATACATTTCACCCTCGGTGTTGTCGATCTCAAAATTGAAAACTATGCTCCGCCCTTTTTTCTCGCTGCGGCTTTGATGTTCTTAACACTACTCGTCGCTTTCCGCTGGCTACCAGAATCGTTGTCATCGAGATCGACGAGTACAGTTGGCGTTGGCAAAGCCTCTCGTTCGCGAAGCGTCTCGGAGAGAAGAGAAGCCTCTCGAAACGAGAATCGACAACCACCACTAAATTGGCAAAGGCTTGGTAAGCCACTATTACTGCTATTGGGTCTAACCACGATCTCTCAGTTTGGACTCACGCTGTTTGAAGTCGTTTTTGCACTCCAGGCTCAAGACAAATTGGGATATAGCCCGATCCAAACAGGCTATGTGTTCATGATGTGTGGCGGAGTGATGACAGTCTTTCAGATCGTTGCCGTGAGCTTCTTGACTCGGTATGTGAGTTCGATCGCCCAAGTTGGGCTGGGGTTTACACTGATGGGCAGTGGCATCTTTTTACTATTAGTGGCGCGATCGCTGCCAATTGTCCTGGGAGTGGTCGCTATAATGGCATTCGGGATGGCATTAATTACCCCAAACCTAATTGCGCTGATTTCTAAACGAAGCAGTCAACATACCGGAACGGTATTAGGCATCCAAAATACTGCCAATAGCCTCGGACAAGTTGGAGGGGCGATGTTAGGGGGCGTTCTGTTTGCATGGCAGTTCAACGCCCCCTATGGCTTTACTGGCGTTTTATTGGTTGGCACTGGCTTACTCCTGGGTTGGAGGCAGAAAGATCGGCTGCAACGATTGTAG
- the pgmB gene encoding beta-phosphoglucomutase, whose protein sequence is MTQSPSKPQAQLLSHPTSTNISTRDLIYTDWTLIEPELDPAKLRARETVFTIGNGYLGTRGSFEEGYPDALPATLVHGMYDDVPGVYTELANCPDWLSLTIVINGERFRLDRGEILQYERQLDLQHGILSRSIRWRSPIGNTVDLRFDRFTSLSDHQVLGLRCQITPIDFSGTIEIQSTINGYPDNQGFDHWEQLNRGKMGQAIWLQIRTRSSQIELGMAAKMTAVGTDAITQVTNPLDYPTLRTTFIATAGQTVGVEKVVTLFTSQDVKLPVQAAQAKLASLPSYPILLDAHQQAWKEFWQASDIEIEGDSTAQLAVRYNLFQLLIGACSHIMGECTDNSRVSVPAKTLSGLGYRGHVFWDTEIFILPFFTLTQPSLARSLLTYRYHTLDGARRKAANSGYQGAMFAWESAATGDEMTPRWSILNDPYAEATRIWCRDREIHISSDIAYAVWQYWQVTGDDIWLRDYGAEIILDTAIFWMSRVEWNAKHERYELCGVIGADEYHEQVNNNAYTNRLVQWHLEKAIAVYEWLQHTFPDRANELAQRLKITPERLQHIHEIIAQIYIPNDADIGPIEQFDGFFQLKDINLSDYEPRDRSIQAVLGMDETNQRQVLKQPDVLMLLYLMRDTPEFPGDVLQKNWDYYAPRTDSTYGSSLCPAIHAILASHLGKTADAYRDFMQAATVDLEDTRGNTADGIHAASAGGVWQAVVFGFAGIQLKDSGPVATPHLPPTWTRLKFKLSWRGTWHSFDLSPSFAQAADIQGFIFDVDGVLTDTAEFHYRAWQRLADEEGLPFNRQANEALRGVSRRESLLHIVGDRQYSEAALGEMMARKNRYYVESIQTITPKNLFPGAIELLQELRQAGIKIAIGSASKNARTVIEKLGIGNLIDAIADGDSVALPKPAPDLFLFAAKQIGLDPDRCVVVEDATVGIEAAIAGGMLSIGIGPATRVGAANIVRPNLIGVHLIDIQAQLKLAPAKTIQPTV, encoded by the coding sequence ATGACTCAATCACCCTCTAAGCCTCAAGCACAATTGCTCTCACACCCAACTTCAACGAACATTTCCACTCGCGATCTGATTTATACAGACTGGACGCTAATCGAACCTGAATTAGATCCAGCAAAGTTGCGGGCGAGAGAAACCGTATTTACGATCGGCAACGGTTATTTAGGAACGCGGGGCAGCTTTGAAGAAGGCTACCCAGATGCGTTACCAGCTACTTTAGTGCATGGGATGTATGACGATGTGCCTGGGGTGTATACCGAGCTGGCAAACTGTCCTGATTGGCTGTCATTAACGATCGTCATCAATGGAGAGCGGTTTCGACTCGACCGAGGCGAAATCCTCCAATATGAGCGGCAGCTAGACTTACAGCACGGGATTTTGAGTCGATCGATCCGCTGGCGCAGCCCGATTGGAAATACCGTAGACTTACGGTTCGATCGCTTTACCAGTTTGTCAGATCATCAAGTATTGGGACTGCGCTGCCAGATTACGCCGATCGATTTCAGTGGCACGATTGAGATTCAATCCACCATCAATGGCTATCCTGACAATCAAGGCTTCGATCACTGGGAGCAACTAAATCGAGGCAAGATGGGGCAGGCAATTTGGCTCCAAATTCGCACCCGCAGTTCGCAAATCGAACTCGGCATGGCGGCTAAAATGACGGCGGTTGGCACTGACGCGATAACGCAGGTGACAAATCCGCTCGACTATCCCACCTTGAGGACTACATTTATCGCCACAGCAGGGCAGACCGTAGGTGTAGAAAAGGTCGTGACGCTGTTTACATCCCAGGATGTGAAACTACCAGTTCAAGCGGCTCAAGCTAAATTGGCTAGCCTGCCATCCTATCCGATACTGCTTGACGCGCATCAGCAGGCGTGGAAAGAATTTTGGCAAGCCAGCGATATCGAAATTGAGGGAGATAGCACCGCTCAGTTGGCAGTGCGCTACAACCTATTTCAACTCTTGATCGGTGCCTGTTCGCACATCATGGGTGAATGCACAGATAACAGTCGAGTCAGCGTTCCCGCCAAAACGCTGTCAGGTTTGGGCTATCGGGGACACGTCTTTTGGGATACCGAAATATTTATCTTGCCCTTTTTCACTTTGACGCAACCCAGTCTCGCCCGCAGCTTATTGACCTACCGCTATCACACCCTAGATGGAGCGCGGCGCAAAGCAGCCAACAGTGGGTATCAAGGAGCCATGTTTGCCTGGGAAAGTGCCGCCACTGGTGATGAGATGACCCCCCGCTGGTCGATTTTAAACGATCCTTATGCAGAAGCTACACGGATCTGGTGCCGAGATCGGGAGATTCATATCAGCTCGGACATTGCCTATGCTGTCTGGCAGTACTGGCAGGTAACAGGTGATGACATCTGGCTGCGCGACTATGGAGCCGAAATCATCCTGGACACTGCCATCTTCTGGATGAGTCGGGTGGAGTGGAATGCTAAACACGAAAGATACGAACTGTGTGGGGTCATCGGAGCCGATGAATACCACGAGCAGGTAAATAATAATGCCTACACCAATCGGCTGGTGCAGTGGCATCTAGAAAAGGCAATTGCTGTCTATGAGTGGTTGCAGCATACTTTTCCAGATCGTGCTAACGAATTGGCACAAAGGCTGAAAATCACACCAGAACGACTGCAACACATCCACGAGATTATCGCTCAGATCTATATCCCTAATGATGCTGACATCGGGCCGATCGAGCAATTCGATGGGTTTTTCCAACTCAAGGATATCAATTTGAGCGACTACGAACCCCGCGATCGATCGATTCAAGCTGTGCTGGGCATGGACGAAACGAATCAGCGACAGGTACTCAAACAGCCCGATGTGTTGATGCTCCTCTACCTGATGCGTGACACGCCAGAATTCCCTGGTGACGTACTCCAAAAGAACTGGGACTACTATGCACCCCGCACCGACAGCACCTATGGATCGTCACTTTGTCCCGCCATTCATGCGATCCTCGCCAGCCACTTGGGTAAAACAGCAGATGCTTATCGAGACTTTATGCAGGCAGCCACTGTCGATCTCGAAGATACTCGCGGTAACACCGCCGACGGCATTCATGCAGCTTCAGCAGGCGGTGTCTGGCAAGCAGTGGTATTCGGCTTCGCAGGCATTCAACTGAAGGACAGCGGCCCTGTCGCGACTCCCCACCTCCCGCCCACTTGGACTCGGCTCAAATTCAAACTAAGCTGGCGCGGCACTTGGCACAGCTTCGATCTATCGCCCTCATTCGCTCAAGCTGCTGACATTCAGGGCTTCATCTTCGATGTCGATGGGGTGTTGACGGATACTGCCGAATTTCACTATCGGGCTTGGCAACGACTGGCTGATGAAGAGGGATTACCATTTAACAGGCAGGCAAATGAAGCCCTGCGCGGCGTATCCCGCCGTGAATCGCTACTGCACATCGTCGGCGACAGGCAGTATTCGGAAGCTGCACTTGGGGAGATGATGGCGCGCAAAAATCGCTACTACGTGGAATCGATCCAAACCATTACTCCCAAAAATCTGTTTCCAGGAGCCATCGAGCTGTTACAAGAACTCAGACAAGCAGGCATTAAAATCGCGATCGGTTCTGCTAGCAAGAATGCCCGCACCGTCATCGAGAAATTAGGAATTGGTAATCTGATTGATGCGATCGCCGATGGTGATAGTGTCGCACTTCCCAAGCCAGCCCCAGACCTATTTTTGTTCGCTGCTAAACAGATTGGACTCGATCCCGACCGCTGTGTGGTGGTGGAAGATGCCACCGTAGGTATTGAGGCCGCGATCGCGGGAGGGATGTTGTCGATTGGGATCGGCCCTGCTACTCGTGTCGGAGCTGCCAATATCGTGCGACCAAACCTGATTGGTGTTCACCTCATCGATATCCAAGCTCAATTAAAACTAGCTCCAGCAAAGACTATCCAACCGACAGTTTAG